Proteins from one Faecalibacterium sp. I3-3-33 genomic window:
- a CDS encoding YitT family protein produces the protein MTNKKLNYPAIAKEAAILTGAVAIIAAAVYFFLVPSHTSVSSISGLGIVLSNFVPLPLSAITMVLNIVLLIIGFFTCGREFGAKTVYTSVMLPVFLRLFERLFPDFGSMTGSQELDVLCYILVVSVGLSILFNRNASSGGLDIVAKIMNKYLHMELGKAMSLSGMCVALSAALVYDKKTVVLSILGTYFNGMVLDHFIFDNSIKRRVCIITEKEEVLRQFIINDLHSGATMYEAIGAYNFEKHNEIITIVDKNEYQKLMNFINREDPKAFVTIYNVSSMHYQPKR, from the coding sequence ATGACAAACAAGAAGCTGAACTACCCCGCAATTGCCAAGGAGGCGGCCATCCTGACCGGGGCCGTTGCCATTATTGCGGCGGCGGTCTATTTTTTTCTGGTGCCCAGCCACACATCCGTCAGCAGTATTTCCGGCCTTGGCATCGTGCTTTCTAATTTTGTGCCGCTGCCGCTTTCGGCCATTACCATGGTGCTGAATATCGTGCTGCTCATCATCGGTTTTTTCACCTGCGGCAGGGAGTTTGGCGCAAAAACCGTGTATACCAGCGTGATGCTGCCGGTGTTTCTGAGGCTTTTCGAGCGGCTGTTCCCGGATTTTGGCTCCATGACCGGCAGTCAGGAGTTGGATGTGCTGTGCTACATTCTGGTGGTCAGCGTAGGTCTGAGCATCCTGTTCAACCGCAACGCATCCTCCGGCGGGCTGGATATCGTGGCAAAGATCATGAACAAGTACCTGCACATGGAGCTGGGCAAGGCCATGTCTCTTTCGGGAATGTGTGTGGCACTCTCTGCTGCCCTTGTCTACGATAAAAAGACTGTGGTGCTGAGTATCCTCGGTACATATTTTAACGGCATGGTGCTGGACCACTTCATCTTCGATAACAGCATCAAGCGCCGGGTGTGCATCATTACCGAGAAGGAGGAGGTGCTGCGGCAGTTCATCATCAACGACCTGCACAGCGGTGCTACCATGTACGAGGCCATCGGTGCATACAACTTTGAAAAGCACAACGAGATCATTACCATCGTGGACAAAAACGAGTATCAGAAGCTGATGAACTTCATCAACCGCGAGGACCCCAAGGCCTTTGTCACGATTTATAATGTATCCAGTATGCACTACCAGCCCAAGCGCTGA
- a CDS encoding sensor histidine kinase — protein sequence MRSITAEQQKRVEEVCFRSLALIGRNCEYLEQHFDRTGADASTRQAVADINTAALQLDRTLSEAITLLEFLHEEAKPQLYPIDLCELLQQVAAQSDMIRAQLGVDIRLDYGGCTTCCVMADRRDAELLCLHLLSNALHASREGGSVCIALRRTESDWQLTVTDDGCGLPGEDVQAALENRRSFLGGAQLGLLLCRECCRRMDWSLQLEPAPEKGTQAVVSIPLYTGESRPDGTVELRTSSETEREQRKYHLRAMLVREMRTMPERGDPEEEF from the coding sequence ATGCGGTCTATCACCGCAGAGCAGCAGAAGCGGGTCGAGGAGGTCTGCTTCCGTTCGCTGGCGCTGATCGGGCGCAACTGTGAATATCTGGAGCAGCATTTTGACCGCACCGGTGCAGACGCGTCTACCCGGCAGGCGGTGGCAGATATCAACACCGCCGCCTTGCAGCTGGACCGCACCCTCAGCGAGGCAATCACCCTGCTGGAATTTCTGCACGAGGAAGCAAAACCGCAGCTGTACCCCATTGATCTGTGCGAGCTTTTGCAGCAGGTGGCGGCACAGTCTGATATGATCCGGGCACAGCTTGGGGTGGATATCCGGCTGGACTACGGCGGGTGCACCACCTGCTGCGTAATGGCAGACCGCAGAGATGCGGAGCTGCTGTGCCTGCATCTGCTCTCCAATGCATTGCACGCCAGCCGGGAGGGCGGCAGCGTCTGTATCGCGCTGCGCCGCACCGAGAGCGACTGGCAGCTGACCGTCACCGACGATGGCTGCGGTCTGCCCGGTGAGGATGTACAGGCAGCGCTGGAAAACCGCCGCAGCTTTCTGGGCGGGGCGCAGCTGGGACTGCTGCTCTGCCGGGAGTGCTGCCGCCGGATGGACTGGAGTTTACAGCTGGAGCCTGCGCCCGAAAAAGGCACACAGGCTGTGGTGAGCATTCCGTTGTACACGGGCGAAAGCCGCCCTGACGGCACGGTGGAGCTGCGCACCAGCTCGGAGACCGAGCGGGAGCAGCGCAAGTATCATCTGCGTGCCATGCTGGTGCGGGAGATGCGCACCATGCCGGAGCGCGGCGACCCGGAAGAAGAGTTTTAA